A region from the Triticum aestivum cultivar Chinese Spring chromosome 3D, IWGSC CS RefSeq v2.1, whole genome shotgun sequence genome encodes:
- the LOC123075360 gene encoding protein LURP-one-related 11-like, which produces MAKIQPLAAAASPSSSDDQRSQQAYTVWMKSLVFNGNGCTVYGLDGAVAFRVDNYGCRGGREVFFMDRAGNALVRIRRKGFGIFRRWEVCRCAQNGGKEEEEATPWFSVRWAEKGGATVAMHGGAGMCYTIDGCSARKSEYRVHGVDGAVVAEVARKQTPAGVVLGEDVLTLTVASEADQLLFLGLVVVRGLINRSL; this is translated from the coding sequence ATGGCCAAGATCCAGCCCCTCGCTGCCGCAGCCTCACCGTCCTCCTCCGATGATCAACGGAGCCAGCAGGCGTACACGGTGTGGATGAAGTCGCTGGTCTTCAACGGCAACGGCTGCACGGTGTACGGCCTCGACGGCGCCGTCGCCTTTCGCGTCGACAACTACGGTTGCAGGGGCGGCCGCGAGGTCTTCTTCATGGACCGGGCCGGCAACGCCCTCGTCAGGATCAGGCGCAAGGGCTTCGGGATATTCAGGAGGTGGGAGGTCTGTCGCTGCGCCCAGAACggcggcaaggaggaggaggaggccacaccGTGGTTCAGCGTGCGGTGGGCCGAGAAGGGCGGGGCCACCGTGGCGATGCACGGCGGCGCGGGGATGTGCTACACGATCGACGGGTGCTCTGCCCGCAAGTCGGAGTACAGAGTACACGGCGTGGAtggcgcggtggtggcggaggTCGCACGGAAGCAGACGCCGGCGGGGGTGGTGCTGGGCGAGGACGTGCTGACGCTGACGGTGGCCTCGGAAGCGGATCAGCTGCTCTTCCTGGGTTTGGTCGTCGTGCGTGGCCTCATCAACCGCTCCTTGTGA